A single region of the Kocuria rosea genome encodes:
- a CDS encoding IclR family transcriptional regulator — MTESPASASSSEARAASVVSHALRVLRCFSAAEPTLGVTEIAARVGLHKSTVSRLLTTLEREDVVERDPQTRRYRLGLGLISVAGPLLAELDERRVAYPVLLELTEQTQETSALLVWNGDQAVCVEQIPSPRQIKHTTPLGTRYDTALSASVQIFLAEQPPERVRALLLSGIVELPDPTEAGIELYLESLRQVAEDGVALNYGKTSVEEVGVAAAVRDHRDQLVAAVMVAAPRYRVTPEQAELLAAATVAAAREVSQRLGAAPAARRAGRASLEVR, encoded by the coding sequence ATGACTGAATCACCGGCCAGCGCCTCCTCGAGCGAAGCCCGCGCGGCGTCCGTCGTCTCCCACGCCCTGCGGGTGCTGCGGTGCTTCTCCGCGGCCGAGCCCACGCTCGGGGTGACCGAGATCGCGGCGCGCGTGGGCCTGCACAAGAGCACCGTCTCCCGGCTCCTGACCACCCTGGAGCGGGAGGACGTGGTGGAGCGGGACCCGCAGACGCGGCGCTACCGCCTGGGGCTCGGCCTGATCTCCGTGGCCGGCCCGCTGCTCGCGGAACTGGACGAGCGGCGGGTGGCGTACCCCGTGCTGCTCGAGCTGACCGAGCAGACCCAGGAGACCAGCGCGCTGCTGGTCTGGAACGGCGACCAGGCCGTGTGCGTGGAGCAGATCCCCAGCCCGCGGCAGATCAAGCACACCACCCCGCTGGGCACCCGGTACGACACGGCCCTGAGCGCCTCGGTGCAGATCTTCCTCGCCGAGCAGCCGCCGGAGCGGGTCCGGGCGCTGCTGCTGTCCGGGATCGTCGAGCTGCCCGATCCCACCGAGGCGGGCATCGAGCTCTACCTGGAGTCCCTGCGGCAGGTCGCCGAGGACGGGGTGGCCCTCAACTACGGCAAGACCTCCGTGGAGGAGGTCGGGGTCGCCGCCGCCGTCCGCGACCACCGGGACCAGCTGGTGGCGGCCGTCATGGTCGCCGCGCCCCGCTACCGGGTCACGCCGGAACAGGCCGAGCTGCTCGCGGCCGCCACCGTGGCGGCGGCCCGGGAGGTGTCCCAGCGGCTCGGCGCGGCACCGGCGGCCCGCCGGGCCGGGCGGGCGTCCCTGGAGGTGCGCTGA
- a CDS encoding carboxyl transferase domain-containing protein, whose protein sequence is MRVLSTQVDPGGAEFAANAAAQQGLAEELTRRLERAAQGGPEASRRRHVARGKLLPRERVDHLLDEGSPFLELGALAAEGMYDDECPGAGLIAGIGLVHGRQVMVVCNDATVKGGTYYPVTVKKHLRAQEIALENRLPCVYLVDSGGAYLPLQDEVFPDREHFGRIFFNQAHLSAAGIAQIAAVLGSCTAGGAYVPAMSDETVIVRGQGTIFLGGPPLVKAATGEEVTAEELGGGELHARTSGVVDHLAENDAHALQIVRDIVATLPPPGPRAWPVREPAPPAVAEDELPGAVPVDPNSGYDVHEVIARLVDGSRFAEFKAEYGTTLVTGFAHVHGHPVGIVANNGVLFAESALKGAHFVELCDQRGIPLLFLQNITGFMVGRDYEAGGIAKHGAKMVTAVATTRVPKLTVVIGGSFGAGNYSMCGRAYSPRFLFLWPQARISVMGGAQAASVLATVKADQLAARGQEWDPAEREAFMAPVRARYEAQGSPWYSTARLWDDGVIAPTDTREVLGLALEVCSRTPLPEPAFGLFRM, encoded by the coding sequence ATGCGCGTGCTGAGCACCCAGGTCGATCCGGGCGGCGCGGAGTTCGCCGCCAACGCGGCCGCCCAGCAGGGGCTCGCCGAGGAGCTGACCCGGCGCCTGGAGCGGGCGGCGCAGGGCGGGCCCGAGGCCTCCCGGCGGCGGCACGTGGCGCGCGGCAAGCTGCTGCCGCGCGAGCGGGTGGATCATCTGCTGGACGAGGGCAGCCCGTTCCTGGAGCTCGGCGCCCTGGCCGCGGAGGGGATGTACGACGACGAGTGCCCGGGGGCCGGCCTGATCGCCGGGATCGGCCTGGTCCACGGCCGGCAGGTGATGGTCGTGTGCAACGACGCCACGGTCAAGGGCGGCACCTACTACCCCGTGACGGTCAAGAAGCACCTGCGCGCCCAGGAGATCGCCCTGGAGAACCGGCTGCCCTGCGTCTACCTCGTCGACTCGGGCGGGGCGTACCTGCCGCTGCAGGACGAGGTCTTCCCGGACCGGGAGCACTTCGGGCGGATCTTCTTCAACCAGGCCCACCTCTCGGCGGCGGGCATCGCGCAGATCGCGGCCGTGCTCGGCTCCTGCACCGCTGGCGGGGCCTACGTCCCGGCGATGAGCGACGAGACCGTCATCGTGCGCGGGCAGGGCACGATCTTCCTGGGCGGCCCGCCGCTGGTGAAGGCCGCCACCGGCGAGGAGGTCACCGCCGAGGAGCTCGGCGGCGGAGAGCTGCACGCCCGGACGTCCGGGGTGGTCGACCACCTCGCCGAGAACGACGCCCACGCCCTGCAGATCGTCCGGGACATCGTGGCGACCCTGCCGCCGCCGGGCCCGCGGGCCTGGCCGGTGAGGGAGCCCGCGCCCCCGGCCGTGGCCGAGGACGAGCTCCCCGGGGCGGTGCCGGTCGACCCCAACTCCGGCTACGACGTGCACGAGGTCATCGCCCGGCTCGTGGACGGCAGCCGCTTCGCCGAGTTCAAGGCCGAGTACGGCACCACGCTGGTCACCGGCTTCGCCCACGTCCACGGCCACCCGGTGGGCATCGTGGCCAACAACGGGGTGCTCTTCGCGGAGTCGGCGCTGAAGGGCGCCCACTTCGTCGAGCTGTGCGACCAGCGCGGGATCCCCCTGCTGTTCCTGCAGAACATCACCGGCTTCATGGTGGGCCGCGACTACGAGGCCGGCGGCATCGCCAAGCACGGCGCCAAGATGGTCACGGCCGTGGCCACCACCCGGGTGCCCAAGCTCACCGTGGTGATCGGCGGCTCCTTCGGGGCCGGCAACTACTCCATGTGCGGGCGGGCCTACTCCCCGCGCTTCCTGTTCCTCTGGCCCCAGGCGCGGATCTCGGTGATGGGCGGGGCCCAGGCCGCCTCGGTGCTGGCCACCGTGAAGGCCGACCAGCTGGCCGCCCGCGGACAGGAGTGGGACCCGGCCGAGCGCGAGGCGTTCATGGCGCCCGTCCGGGCCCGGTACGAGGCCCAGGGCAGCCCCTGGTACTCCACCGCCCGGCTCTGGGACGACGGCGTGATCGCCCCCACCGACACCCGGGAGGTGCTCGGGCTGGCCCTCGAGGTCTGCTCCCGGACCCCGCTGCCCGAGCCGGCCTTCGGCCTCTTCAGGATGTGA
- a CDS encoding HpcH/HpaI aldolase/citrate lyase family protein produces the protein MTDPFTLGPALLFCPADRPERYAKAAERADAVILDLEDAVAPSAKPAARDALVATPLDPARTIVRINAEDTEDFAHDLVALRHTGYTTVMLPKTASAERLAVAAELGLHRVVALCETAEGVVNAAEIARSPNVVALMWGAEDLVASLGGSSSRRRDGAYRDVARHARSAVLLAAGAAGRPAIDAVHVDLADHDGLREEALDAAASGFAATACLHPGQVETVRAAYRPGAEEVAAARELLAAARRTPGVFAFRGRMVDAPLIRHAERLVRRADA, from the coding sequence ATGACCGACCCGTTCACCCTCGGACCCGCCCTGCTGTTCTGCCCGGCCGACCGCCCCGAGCGCTACGCCAAGGCGGCCGAGCGCGCTGACGCCGTGATCCTGGACCTCGAGGACGCCGTGGCGCCCTCCGCCAAGCCCGCCGCCCGGGACGCCCTCGTGGCCACGCCCCTGGACCCCGCCCGCACGATCGTGCGGATCAACGCCGAGGACACCGAGGACTTCGCCCACGACCTCGTCGCCCTGCGGCACACCGGGTACACCACCGTGATGCTGCCCAAGACCGCCTCCGCGGAGCGGCTCGCCGTCGCCGCCGAGCTGGGCCTGCACCGCGTCGTCGCGCTGTGCGAGACCGCGGAGGGCGTGGTCAACGCGGCCGAGATCGCCCGGTCCCCCAACGTGGTCGCGCTGATGTGGGGCGCCGAGGACCTCGTGGCCTCGCTCGGCGGCAGCTCGTCCCGGCGCCGGGACGGCGCCTACCGGGACGTGGCCCGCCACGCCCGCTCCGCCGTCCTGCTCGCGGCCGGCGCCGCCGGCCGGCCCGCGATCGACGCGGTGCACGTCGACCTCGCCGACCACGACGGGCTGCGCGAGGAGGCCCTCGACGCGGCGGCCTCCGGCTTCGCGGCCACCGCCTGCCTCCACCCCGGGCAGGTCGAGACCGTCCGCGCCGCCTACCGGCCCGGTGCCGAGGAGGTCGCTGCCGCCCGGGAGCTGCTCGCCGCCGCCCGCCGCACCCCCGGCGTCTTCGCGTTCCGCGGGCGGATGGTCGACGCACCCCTGATCCGCCACGCCGAGCGCCTCGTGCGCCGCGCGGACGCCTGA
- a CDS encoding TetR/AcrR family transcriptional regulator, protein MTQTQRGPGPPTTVRGQAKARRRQDLLAASATLFAERGFAGVSIDDIGAAAGVSGPAVYRHFPRKQAVLGAILLEVSHDLLDRGREVVARSPDPARRLRALISFQVEFALHRPAVIVVQDRELPNLTEEDRRAVRVLQRGYVTLWVDALQELAPARDVAELTLRAQAAFGLINSTPHSLRTAHRLRAPQDAGRLDAARAALEEMTWAALRTAFAPTPTSTGGTP, encoded by the coding sequence GTGACCCAGACCCAGCGCGGCCCCGGCCCGCCCACCACCGTGCGCGGGCAGGCCAAGGCCCGGCGGCGCCAGGACCTCCTGGCCGCCTCCGCCACGCTCTTCGCCGAGCGCGGCTTCGCCGGCGTCTCGATCGACGACATCGGCGCCGCCGCGGGGGTCAGCGGGCCCGCGGTCTACCGGCACTTCCCGCGCAAGCAGGCGGTCCTGGGCGCGATCCTGCTCGAGGTCAGCCACGACCTGCTCGACCGGGGCCGCGAGGTGGTGGCCCGCTCCCCCGATCCGGCCCGGCGGCTGCGGGCGCTGATCTCCTTCCAGGTGGAGTTCGCGCTGCACCGTCCCGCCGTGATCGTGGTGCAGGACCGGGAGCTGCCGAACCTGACCGAGGAGGACCGCCGCGCGGTCCGCGTCCTGCAGCGCGGCTACGTGACGCTGTGGGTGGACGCCCTGCAGGAGCTGGCCCCGGCGCGCGACGTCGCGGAGCTCACCCTGCGCGCCCAGGCCGCCTTCGGGCTCATCAACTCGACCCCCCACTCCCTGCGGACGGCCCACCGGCTGCGCGCCCCGCAGGACGCGGGGCGGCTCGACGCGGCCCGGGCCGCCCTCGAGGAGATGACCTGGGCCGCGCTGCGCACCGCGTTCGCCCCGACCCCCACCAGCACAGGAGGCACCCCGTGA
- a CDS encoding acyl-CoA dehydrogenase family protein produces the protein MNFELDEEYQDLSDTVRDFADEVIAPVSARYDAAHEFPYDIVAQMGEMGLFGLPFPEEYGGMGGDYFALCLALEQIARVDQSVAITLEAGVSLGAMPIHRFGTEEQKQRWLPDLAAGRALAGFGLTEPEAGSDAGGTRTTAKREDGQWVIDGAKEFITNSGTAITRLVNVTAVTGTTELPDGRVRKEISTIIVPTDTPGFRAEQAYDKVGWNASDTHPLSLQDVRVPEENLLGEEGRGYANFLSILDEGRIAIAALATGAAQGCVEESVRYARERQSFGRPIGDNQAVSFKIARMQARAHTARLAYYDAASRMLAGRPFKTQAAIAKLVAGEAAMDNARDATQVFGGYGFINEFRVARHYRDAKILEVGEGTTEVQLMLIARELGL, from the coding sequence ATGAACTTCGAGCTCGACGAGGAGTACCAGGACCTCTCCGACACCGTCCGCGACTTCGCCGACGAGGTGATCGCCCCGGTCTCCGCGCGGTACGACGCCGCGCACGAGTTCCCCTACGACATCGTGGCGCAGATGGGGGAGATGGGCCTGTTCGGCCTGCCCTTCCCCGAGGAGTACGGGGGGATGGGCGGGGACTACTTCGCCCTGTGCCTGGCGCTGGAGCAGATCGCCCGCGTCGACCAGTCCGTGGCCATCACCCTCGAGGCCGGGGTGTCGCTGGGCGCCATGCCCATCCACCGCTTCGGCACCGAGGAGCAGAAGCAGCGGTGGCTCCCCGACCTCGCCGCGGGCCGGGCGCTCGCCGGGTTCGGGCTCACCGAGCCGGAGGCCGGCTCGGACGCCGGCGGGACCCGCACCACTGCGAAGCGGGAGGACGGGCAGTGGGTGATCGACGGCGCCAAGGAGTTCATCACCAACTCCGGCACGGCGATCACCCGCCTGGTGAACGTCACCGCGGTCACCGGCACCACGGAGCTGCCGGACGGGCGGGTGCGCAAGGAGATCTCCACGATCATCGTCCCCACGGACACCCCCGGCTTCCGCGCCGAGCAGGCCTACGACAAGGTCGGCTGGAACGCCTCGGACACCCACCCGCTGTCCCTCCAGGACGTCCGCGTCCCCGAGGAGAACCTGCTGGGGGAGGAGGGCCGCGGCTACGCCAACTTCCTGTCCATCCTCGACGAGGGCCGCATCGCCATCGCGGCCCTGGCCACGGGCGCGGCCCAGGGCTGCGTCGAGGAGTCCGTGCGCTACGCGCGCGAGCGGCAGTCCTTCGGCCGCCCCATCGGGGACAACCAGGCCGTCTCCTTCAAGATCGCCCGGATGCAGGCCCGCGCCCACACCGCCCGGCTGGCCTACTACGACGCCGCGTCCCGGATGCTCGCCGGGCGGCCGTTCAAGACGCAGGCCGCGATCGCCAAGCTCGTGGCCGGGGAGGCCGCGATGGACAACGCCCGGGACGCCACCCAGGTCTTCGGCGGCTACGGGTTCATCAACGAGTTCCGGGTGGCCCGCCACTACCGGGACGCCAAGATCCTCGAGGTCGGCGAGGGCACCACCGAGGTGCAGCTCATGCTCATCGCCCGCGAGCTCGGACTCTGA
- a CDS encoding biotin carboxylase N-terminal domain-containing protein, with protein sequence MIPVTAGTPPRRFDVVLVANRGEIARRVLRTLRALGIRSVAVYSEADRDAVHVREADTAVCVGPAAPAESYLRIDAVIGAARATGAQAIHPGYGFLSENAAFARACADAGIVFIGPGVEALETMGDKIRAKRHVSAAGVPTVPGVSEPGLDDDALAAAAAGMTYPILIKPSAGGGGKGMHVVAAPGELPEALATARRVAAAAFGDDTLLLEQLVESPRHIEVQVLADAHGAVVHLGERECSLQRRHQKVIEEAPSPLLDPATRERIGQAACRVARSVGYTGAGTVEFLVPAAQPGTFYFMEMNTRLQVEHPVTELVTGTDLVAQQIRVAAGEPLDLVQEDVVLTGHAVEARLYAEDPARGFLPTAGTVLALEEASGPGIRVDSALAPGLTVGSDYDPLLAKVVAWGADRAQALDRLDLALADTVVLGVGTNTEYLRALLADPGVRAGVMDTTLIERRLPELEFTAPDESHFAAAAAHLARHRPADPRPAGDTGPWSRPDGWRAAGRARPTVVLAHGLEEPRRTAVDPAVRLTPLPGRPAAHLLESGGTARVVHVAAGADSVWVGEGGCAYELRVLTREARLERSLAALERTAGPAAPELHSPMPGTVVAVPAATGDRVAEGQTVVVVEAMKMEHRLTAPTAGTAELSVRAGDRVVLHQLLARVVPDVVPEGVPAPVPGDARDDVPDGAPAGTPGGAPEDPGTRPQTDPRPTDQERTP encoded by the coding sequence GTGATCCCCGTGACCGCCGGCACGCCGCCGCGCCGCTTCGACGTCGTCCTCGTGGCCAACCGCGGGGAGATCGCCCGCCGGGTCCTGCGCACGCTCCGGGCGCTGGGGATCCGCTCGGTCGCGGTCTACAGCGAGGCCGACCGGGACGCGGTGCACGTGCGGGAGGCCGACACGGCCGTGTGCGTGGGCCCGGCGGCCCCGGCCGAGAGCTATCTGCGCATCGACGCCGTGATCGGGGCGGCGCGGGCCACCGGCGCGCAGGCGATCCACCCCGGCTACGGGTTCCTGTCCGAGAACGCCGCCTTCGCCCGGGCGTGCGCGGACGCGGGGATCGTGTTCATCGGCCCCGGCGTGGAGGCCCTCGAGACGATGGGCGACAAGATCCGCGCCAAGCGGCACGTGTCCGCCGCCGGGGTGCCCACGGTCCCCGGGGTCTCCGAGCCCGGTCTCGACGACGACGCCCTGGCGGCCGCGGCCGCCGGGATGACGTACCCGATCCTGATCAAGCCCTCTGCCGGGGGCGGCGGCAAGGGCATGCACGTGGTGGCGGCCCCGGGCGAGCTGCCGGAGGCCCTGGCCACGGCCCGCCGGGTGGCCGCGGCGGCCTTCGGCGACGACACCCTGCTCCTCGAGCAGCTCGTCGAGTCCCCCCGGCACATCGAGGTGCAGGTCCTCGCCGACGCCCACGGGGCCGTGGTCCACCTCGGGGAGCGGGAGTGCTCCCTGCAGCGGCGGCACCAGAAGGTCATCGAGGAGGCGCCCTCGCCGCTGCTGGACCCCGCCACCCGGGAGCGGATCGGGCAGGCCGCCTGCCGGGTGGCCCGCTCCGTGGGCTACACCGGTGCGGGCACCGTGGAGTTCCTGGTGCCCGCCGCGCAGCCCGGCACCTTCTACTTCATGGAGATGAACACCCGCCTGCAGGTGGAGCACCCCGTCACCGAGCTGGTCACCGGCACGGACCTCGTGGCGCAGCAGATCCGCGTCGCCGCGGGGGAGCCGCTGGACCTGGTGCAGGAGGACGTGGTGCTCACCGGCCACGCGGTCGAGGCCCGGCTCTACGCCGAGGACCCCGCCCGCGGCTTCCTGCCCACCGCCGGCACCGTGCTGGCCCTGGAGGAGGCCTCCGGCCCGGGGATCCGCGTGGACTCCGCGCTGGCACCGGGGCTGACCGTGGGCTCGGACTACGACCCGCTGCTCGCCAAGGTCGTCGCCTGGGGCGCCGACCGGGCCCAGGCCCTCGACCGGCTCGACCTGGCCCTGGCGGACACCGTGGTGCTCGGGGTGGGCACCAACACCGAGTACCTGCGCGCCCTGCTGGCCGATCCCGGGGTGCGCGCCGGGGTCATGGACACGACCCTCATCGAGCGGCGCCTGCCGGAGCTGGAGTTCACGGCACCCGACGAGAGCCACTTCGCCGCCGCGGCCGCCCACCTCGCCCGGCACCGGCCCGCCGACCCGCGCCCCGCCGGGGACACGGGCCCCTGGTCCCGCCCGGACGGCTGGCGGGCCGCCGGCCGCGCCCGGCCCACGGTGGTGCTGGCCCACGGGCTCGAGGAGCCCCGGCGGACCGCCGTGGACCCCGCCGTGCGCCTGACCCCGCTGCCGGGCCGCCCGGCCGCGCACCTGCTCGAGAGCGGCGGGACGGCCCGGGTGGTCCACGTGGCCGCGGGCGCGGACAGCGTCTGGGTGGGCGAGGGCGGCTGCGCCTACGAGCTCCGGGTGCTGACCCGCGAGGCCCGGCTCGAGCGGTCGCTGGCCGCCCTCGAGCGCACGGCCGGGCCCGCCGCCCCGGAGCTGCACTCGCCCATGCCCGGCACCGTGGTCGCCGTCCCGGCCGCCACCGGGGACCGGGTCGCCGAGGGGCAGACCGTGGTGGTGGTCGAGGCCATGAAGATGGAGCACCGCCTGACCGCCCCCACCGCCGGCACCGCCGAGCTCTCCGTGCGGGCCGGTGACCGCGTGGTACTGCACCAGCTGCTCGCCCGCGTGGTCCCCGACGTCGTCCCCGAGGGCGTGCCCGCACCGGTCCCCGGGGACGCCCGCGACGACGTGCCGGACGGCGCTCCCGCCGGGACGCCCGGCGGCGCCCCGGAGGACCCCGGCACCCGCCCACAGACCGACCCCCGTCCGACCGACCAGGAGCGCACCCCATGA
- a CDS encoding electron transfer flavoprotein subunit beta/FixA family protein, whose amino-acid sequence MSQPLTIVVPVKHVPDAAGDRVLAGSPPLLERASGILSELDEYALEAAVQIVETHGGAAAGHRVLALTLGPAGATGALKRALQLGADAGFHVLDDALAGSDAWVTARVLAAAVQRIAAAEDRAVDLVLTGMASTDGETSLVPGQLAERLGLAHVGFASSLALAEDGASLTAVRHTETEALRVAADLPALVAVTDQVNTPRYPTFKAIMAAKKKPVQTWSVADLGLDTGDVGLAGSLTEVLDAVPRPPRTAGEVVADDGEGGIRLAEFLVARRLV is encoded by the coding sequence ATGAGCCAGCCCCTGACGATCGTCGTCCCCGTCAAGCACGTCCCCGACGCCGCGGGGGACCGCGTCCTCGCCGGGAGCCCGCCCCTGCTCGAGCGCGCGTCCGGGATCCTCTCCGAGCTCGACGAGTACGCCCTCGAGGCCGCCGTGCAGATCGTGGAGACGCACGGGGGCGCGGCGGCCGGGCACCGCGTGCTCGCCCTCACCCTGGGACCCGCGGGTGCGACGGGCGCGCTCAAGCGCGCCCTCCAGCTGGGCGCCGACGCCGGGTTCCACGTGCTCGACGACGCCCTCGCCGGCTCCGACGCCTGGGTCACCGCCCGGGTGCTCGCCGCGGCGGTGCAGCGGATCGCCGCGGCGGAGGACCGGGCCGTGGACCTCGTGCTCACCGGCATGGCCTCCACCGACGGCGAGACGTCCCTGGTCCCCGGTCAGCTCGCCGAGCGGCTCGGCCTCGCCCACGTCGGCTTCGCGAGCTCCCTGGCGCTGGCCGAGGACGGCGCCTCGCTCACGGCCGTCCGGCACACCGAGACCGAGGCCCTCCGGGTCGCCGCGGACCTGCCGGCGCTCGTGGCCGTGACGGACCAGGTCAACACCCCGCGCTACCCCACCTTCAAGGCGATCATGGCGGCCAAGAAGAAGCCCGTGCAGACGTGGTCCGTCGCCGACCTCGGCCTGGACACCGGGGACGTGGGCCTCGCCGGCTCGCTCACCGAGGTGCTCGACGCCGTGCCGCGCCCGCCCCGGACCGCCGGGGAGGTCGTGGCCGACGACGGCGAGGGCGGCATCCGCCTCGCCGAGTTCCTCGTGGCCCGGAGGCTCGTCTGA
- a CDS encoding MaoC family dehydratase — MTEERRVVRQRGLWFEEFEVGTVYEHAPGRTVTEADNVLFTTLTMNTQSLHLDAAWSGRQPFGRRLVNSMFTLSTIVGASVAQLTQGTIVANLGFEEVAFPQPLFHGDTLYSSSEVLGARPSASRPGQGIVRVKHVGRNQEGVVVAECTRSVLVWSRDAGPQ, encoded by the coding sequence GTGACCGAGGAGCGCCGGGTGGTCCGCCAGCGCGGGCTGTGGTTCGAGGAGTTCGAGGTCGGCACCGTCTACGAGCACGCCCCGGGCCGGACCGTGACCGAGGCGGACAACGTGCTGTTCACGACCCTCACCATGAACACCCAGTCCCTGCACCTGGACGCCGCGTGGTCCGGGCGCCAGCCCTTCGGCCGGCGGCTCGTGAACTCCATGTTCACCCTCTCGACCATCGTGGGGGCGTCCGTGGCCCAGCTGACCCAGGGCACCATCGTGGCGAACCTGGGCTTCGAGGAGGTCGCCTTCCCGCAGCCGCTCTTCCACGGGGACACCCTGTACTCGTCCTCCGAGGTCCTCGGCGCCCGCCCCTCGGCCTCCCGGCCCGGGCAGGGCATCGTCCGCGTGAAGCACGTGGGCCGCAACCAGGAGGGGGTCGTGGTGGCCGAGTGCACCCGCTCGGTGCTCGTGTGGTCCCGCGATGCCGGCCCGCAGTGA
- a CDS encoding acyl-CoA dehydrogenase family protein has translation MTETPAFYEEEHEEFREVAREFTTREVAPHYAAWDAQHMMPRSLWTAAGGAGLLGLAVPEEFGGMGLTDYRFRAVLDEELVRQGALGVALALHLHDDWVLPHLLAHGTDEQKRRWLPRMLTGELVTSVAWTEPGAGSDLRGVRTRAVRDGEEWVLTGQKTFIGNGISGDAALVLARTDGETGRAGEDALSLFLVHKADSPGYGTGKQLDKMGVRASDTAELFFEDVRVPAVNLVGAEGGGLRQIQQVLPQGRLAVAVAASAVARSTLADTLRYTGERTAFGSRVLDFQHTRFELAELTVEVEVVEAYVQRAVHAFNAGTLDVVGASKAKYWAGERARSVTDRCLQLHGGYGYILDYPVAQAYLASRLLTIFGGTSEILRETIGRAVADEA, from the coding sequence GTGACCGAGACCCCGGCGTTCTACGAGGAGGAGCACGAGGAGTTCCGCGAGGTGGCCCGCGAGTTCACGACCCGCGAGGTGGCCCCGCACTACGCCGCGTGGGACGCCCAGCACATGATGCCCCGCAGCCTGTGGACGGCCGCCGGCGGGGCCGGCCTGCTCGGCCTCGCCGTGCCCGAGGAGTTCGGCGGCATGGGCCTGACGGACTACCGGTTCCGCGCCGTGCTCGACGAGGAGCTGGTCCGCCAGGGCGCCCTCGGCGTGGCCCTGGCCCTGCACCTGCACGACGACTGGGTGCTGCCCCACCTGCTCGCCCACGGCACCGACGAGCAGAAGCGGCGGTGGCTGCCGCGCATGCTCACGGGGGAGCTCGTCACCTCCGTGGCCTGGACCGAGCCGGGCGCGGGCTCCGACCTGCGCGGGGTGCGCACCCGGGCCGTGCGCGACGGCGAGGAGTGGGTGCTCACCGGTCAGAAGACGTTCATCGGCAACGGGATCAGCGGGGACGCCGCCCTCGTCCTGGCGCGCACGGACGGGGAGACCGGGCGCGCCGGGGAGGACGCCCTCAGCCTGTTCCTGGTGCACAAGGCGGACTCCCCCGGCTACGGGACGGGCAAGCAGCTCGACAAGATGGGGGTCAGGGCCTCGGACACCGCCGAGCTGTTCTTCGAGGACGTCCGGGTCCCGGCGGTGAACCTCGTCGGCGCCGAGGGCGGCGGGCTGCGGCAGATCCAGCAGGTGCTGCCGCAGGGGCGGCTGGCGGTGGCCGTGGCCGCGAGCGCCGTCGCCCGCTCGACCCTGGCGGACACCCTCCGGTACACCGGCGAGCGCACGGCCTTCGGCTCCCGGGTGCTGGACTTCCAGCACACCCGGTTCGAGCTCGCGGAGCTGACGGTCGAGGTGGAGGTCGTCGAGGCCTACGTGCAGCGGGCGGTGCACGCGTTCAACGCGGGGACCCTCGACGTGGTGGGGGCGTCCAAGGCCAAGTACTGGGCCGGCGAGCGGGCGCGCTCCGTCACCGACCGGTGCCTCCAGCTGCACGGCGGCTACGGGTACATCCTCGACTACCCGGTGGCGCAGGCCTATCTCGCGTCCCGGCTGCTGACGATCTTCGGGGGCACCAGCGAGATCCTGCGGGAGACCATCGGGCGGGCCGTGGCCGACGAGGCGTGA